GGATACTGACGACCAGCAAGAGCAAGAGCAAGACCATAAATCCAAACCTAATAATGACTCAGATCAAATGCAAGTCACGTCCCTACCCGTTCCAACATTTCAACAACTGGCACAAATATCTGGTGACTTAACAATGATCGCCAATACCATCAAAGCGCTGATCTTAACAGAATCGATTTGGTTAGAAATTGTCTATACAGGTGACGAGATTGTCAGCGATTTACGCGAACAGGTACAAGGGATGGTAGAGGATTTGCCATGTGAGGTATTAAAAATTAAAAACACGCGTACTTATAATAAAATTCTTAATCAGCAGCAAACCTCTGAGAACTTGCAAGACTTAAATGAGATGGAAGTGTTTGAGCGCTGCTTGACGATAAATGATGTGGCTGATTCTCAAAAAGACTCATTGCGCGATGCCTATGGTCAGATACTTTATCACTTACATCATGAGGACAGACAGGCCGAGTGATATAAATGGTAAATCATTATCGCACTTCTATTGTTTATCTTTCTAAATTTTCGCAGTTGTTGCTATCACTAATAATAAGATATATCCATGCGCCTCATCGAACTCAGACTCAAAAACCTCAATTCTTTAAAAGGCGAATGGCACATAGATTTCGCTGATACCGCTTTTACCAATGAAGGCATCTTTGCCATCACAGGACAGACTGGCGCTGGCAAGACCACCATATTGGACGCCATCTGTTTAGCATTATATGGTGAAACACCAAGGATTAACAGTATCAGCAAAAGCAGCAATGAAGTAATGACACGGCAAACAGCGGAATGCTTCGCTGAAGTTGCGATTGATTTGAATGGTGAGCGGTACCGCTGCCGTTGGGGACAGCGCCGTGCTTATAATAAAGCGGACGGAAATTTGCAAGACGCAACTCATGAGATCGCTAAAATAAACACTGATGATCCGTCAAAAGAAGATGAGCTGTTAGAGAGCACTCTAAAACACACCAAAAATAAAATCATTGAACTAACTCGGATGGATTTTCAGCAGTTCACTCGCTCGATATTACTCGCTCAAGGCAGTTTTTCAGCTTTTTTGAAAGCCAAAGCCGACGAACGTGCTGACATTTTAGAGAAAATTACGGGCACTGATATTTATGCCACCATTTCAGCACACGTTCATAATAAAAAGCGCACTGAAGAAGAGATATTGAGTAAGCTGCAATACGGTTTAGATGGCTTGGCGCTTTTAAATACCGAAGAAGAAGATCAGTTAAGAGCCGAATTGCAGTCATATCAAAGTATACAAAGTACGCAGCAGCGAGAAATTCAAGATTTGGCCGAAAAGATAAAGTGGCTAGATAGTGTTACAGAAGCAAAAGAAAAGCTGAGTGTCTATCAAAATGATCTTGATGATGCTCAGCAAGCGCAGCAAGATTTTATTCCTAATGCTAAACGCTTAACCGCTGCTAATAAGGCGTTGGAGATTGATAGTCAATTTGGTCAACTGACCCACAATCGTGACAGCCTAAAACGCTTGCAAGATGAACAGCAGAAGATAAATCAGACATTACCGCAGCAAGAAGACAATCGAAAGCAGGCTACTACGAACTTAGAGACAGCACAAGCTCATCTACAAGCCGCTAATGAAGAATGGACTGTCGCCTCGCCTAACATTAGAGAGGTGCGCAGACTTGATGTAGAAATTGCGCAGAATAAGCGCACCTTGGAAGAAACTCAGCAAAGGGAACATACCTTATCAGATAAAACTCAGCATTTACGCCAAGAGATAGATAATCATAAAAAAGAAGCAGCGCGCAATCAAACTCAATTAGCAGAGGTAGAGCTTAACCTCGCTAATGCTGACGAATTCAACAACATTGATAGCGATATTGATAACTTTGGACGTCATTGCGGTCGTCTAAAAACACTGTTGCAAGACAATGCTGATCTAATCATCAACCAGACTAGTCAGAAAAGCAATATAGACCAGTATCAAAGCCGTCTTAAAACCTTGCATCAACAACAAGAGGAACAAGCGAATAAAGAAAAAGCTCTGCAAGTTGAGACCAAAGCGCTACAACAACAGCAAACCGCCTTGATCCAAGTACAATCATTGGCTGATATACGCCAAGAGCAAGAACAGATTGATGGCCTTAATCGTCAGCTTGAACAAATAGAGTTAAAAGCAGATAAGTGGCATGAGATTAGCGAACAGATCAAAGATATAGACACCGCGCTACCAGCAATACAAGACGATCTGGTAGCGCTTGCTGATATCATTGCTGATAAAACGCATACTATCCAATCCACTAAAGACAAGCGGCAAGACAAACAAACACAGCTGTATCTACTACAAAAAGTAGCCACCTTAGAAAGTCACATTGCTGATTTAAAAGACGGTCATCCCTGCCCGCTGTGCGGATCGCTTGAGCATCCTTATGGCGCAAACCATCCGTATTTGGTATCAGATACTGAAGCGGACCAGATTCAGCAACATATAACAGATCTAGATGCCATCATATCCGACTTGGAAAATACCTTATCTGCGCATCGTATCAGTCAGGCGACCAAACAACAGCAGTTTGAGCAGCAGCAAAATCAGAAAAACCGACTACAAGATCAAGCACAAAAACTAGCAGCTGATATCAAGCAGTCAGTGTGTTTAGTGCTGGAGGAAAACTACTCGCCATTTATCGCGGCAACGATACAGCCATTCCAGCAACTTGAGACACAGGTAGATGTACTACCGTTGTTAGAGAGCACTCAGCATCAACTTGCCGAACGTAGAAGCTCTCTTAAAGACACGCTGTCCAACTATGAAACGTGTGGCGAGCAGCTTGCTACTATCCGGGGCGACATTGGCGCTTTAGTACAACAGCAGCACAAGCTGGCAAGGGATATTAATGAGATTGAGATGGATATTAAAATAAAATCCGCGAGTATGGATACGATAGATAAAAAAATTCACGATAATTTTTCTGAATTAACCACTCTTAAAAATGACATCATGCAGCTATTAGCGAGATACGCCACTGGCGCGTTTCAGTCAGACGCAATCATGCAGATACGCGCCTCACAGCCTACTTTACACCCCCTGATGGAAAGTATTGATAGCCAAGTTATCCTAAACGAGGCGGATTATCATACGCATATCAATACATTGCGTCAGCAGCACGCTGCGCTTACGGCTGTAAAAAATGAGTTTAATAACTATAAAGAGCAGCATCAAACACTGACGACAGTACTAGGTCGTCTAGAAATACAGATCGATACCAAACAAACCCAGTTGGATAAAGACCAACAGGAGCTTGATAGGCTGGTTCAACTCGTGATTGAAAAAACAGAGGCGCTTGAGCAGTTACAAACAAACAGAGCAAATGTATTCGCTAACAAAGATCCTGATGCAGAAGAGCAGCGTTTGCGCGAGGCGTTAGAACAAGCAAA
This is a stretch of genomic DNA from Psychrobacter alimentarius. It encodes these proteins:
- a CDS encoding AAA family ATPase, with product MRLIELRLKNLNSLKGEWHIDFADTAFTNEGIFAITGQTGAGKTTILDAICLALYGETPRINSISKSSNEVMTRQTAECFAEVAIDLNGERYRCRWGQRRAYNKADGNLQDATHEIAKINTDDPSKEDELLESTLKHTKNKIIELTRMDFQQFTRSILLAQGSFSAFLKAKADERADILEKITGTDIYATISAHVHNKKRTEEEILSKLQYGLDGLALLNTEEEDQLRAELQSYQSIQSTQQREIQDLAEKIKWLDSVTEAKEKLSVYQNDLDDAQQAQQDFIPNAKRLTAANKALEIDSQFGQLTHNRDSLKRLQDEQQKINQTLPQQEDNRKQATTNLETAQAHLQAANEEWTVASPNIREVRRLDVEIAQNKRTLEETQQREHTLSDKTQHLRQEIDNHKKEAARNQTQLAEVELNLANADEFNNIDSDIDNFGRHCGRLKTLLQDNADLIINQTSQKSNIDQYQSRLKTLHQQQEEQANKEKALQVETKALQQQQTALIQVQSLADIRQEQEQIDGLNRQLEQIELKADKWHEISEQIKDIDTALPAIQDDLVALADIIADKTHTIQSTKDKRQDKQTQLYLLQKVATLESHIADLKDGHPCPLCGSLEHPYGANHPYLVSDTEADQIQQHITDLDAIISDLENTLSAHRISQATKQQQFEQQQNQKNRLQDQAQKLAADIKQSVCLVLEENYSPFIAATIQPFQQLETQVDVLPLLESTQHQLAERRSSLKDTLSNYETCGEQLATIRGDIGALVQQQHKLARDINEIEMDIKIKSASMDTIDKKIHDNFSELTTLKNDIMQLLARYATGAFQSDAIMQIRASQPTLHPLMESIDSQVILNEADYHTHINTLRQQHAALTAVKNEFNNYKEQHQTLTTVLGRLEIQIDTKQTQLDKDQQELDRLVQLVIEKTEALEQLQTNRANVFANKDPDAEEQRLREALEQAKTDQSVAQRQLDNAEYTLKQLLEKQQYVVEQIATVRSTLNTQEDSFKLILAASNFMDETDFANARLPIGERNTLKQQQERIDYALQQAQSLLKETEKTLEDKQANPLTTDDRETLTQQQAQVQEKFNSCIESIGAISQRLKDNEDKKNTQQAQIDAINAQKDKLQVWQQLHKLIGSSDGKKYRTFAQGLTFDLMVNHANTQLQQMSDRYLLIRDDDSPLELNVIDNYQGGEIRSTKNLSGGEGFIISLALALGLSQMASQNIRVDSLFLDEGFGTLDEESLDIALDTLTSLQQEGKLIGVISHVQALKDRILTQIKVEKLSGGFSQISGQGCWRITR